Proteins encoded in a region of the Triticum dicoccoides isolate Atlit2015 ecotype Zavitan chromosome 3A, WEW_v2.0, whole genome shotgun sequence genome:
- the LOC119267263 gene encoding extracellular ribonuclease-like isoform X2, which produces MLAFAAVIFSPAPGTLSGRTIRSPSVSRPILARCVKKTTPEPPQSILFSLGSARSCRRPWLPRCLRALAAAAALALVLCPPDIIPAHASSMGERLKPSTPYPCEDVRRYYEGMEGLSGDVLMAKLGAVVSPHASLRYKDVWEALKILDAADADHPEASSEVIEIYSQRAVPKLLAGKSDGWNREHLWPRSYGLTRHPSLTDLHNIRPADANVNSSRGNKYYGGCAATSKKCARPANREAAPDTETDSERWAPPFQVRGDVARSLMYMAVSYGSGQKDAAPHLELSDSPSIQRRRMGLLSALLQWNELDPPSRSEQRRNDRVCSLYQHNRNPFVDHPEYANLIWRNTPSKIPSATGKIVKGLGQ; this is translated from the exons ATGTTGGCCTTCGCCGCCGTTATCTTCTCCCCCGCTCCCGGCACGCTCTCCGGTAGAACAATCCGCTCCCCttctgtctcccgcccaatcctCGCTCGATGCGTTAAGAAAACCACCCCTGAACCACCCCAGTCCATCTTGTTCTCACTGGGATCCGCGCGCTCCTGCCGCCGGCCATGGTTGCCACGTTGCCTCcgcgcgctcgccgccgccgccgctctcgcgCTCGTGCTCTGTCCTCCGGATATCATCCCTGCCCATGCCTCCTCCATGGGCGAGCGTCTGAAGCCGAGTACCCCGTATCCCTGCGAAGACGTCCGGAGGTATTACGAGGGCATGGAGGGCTTGTCCGGTGACGTGCTGATGGCGAAGCTCGGCGCTGTCGTCTCGCCTCACGCCTCACTGCGCTACAAAGAT GTGTGGGAAGCGCTCAAGATTCTGGATGCAGCTGATGCAGACCACCCAGAAGCCTCCTCTGAAGT GATCGAGATATACTCGCAGAGAGCCGTGCCGAAGCTCTTGGCAGGCAAGTCGGATGGATGGAACA GAGAACACCTCTGGCCGCGATCATATGGGCTAACCCGCCATCCTTCTCTAACCGATCTGCACAACATTCGTCCTGCGGATGCCAATG TGAATTCGTCCAGGGGAAACAAGTATTATGGAGGATGTGCGGCGACGTCGAAAAAATGTGCAAGGCCAGCAAATCGTGAAGCTGCACCTGACACTGAAACAGACAGTGAAAGATGGGCACCCCCTTTTCAG GTGCGTGGAGATGTAGCTAGGTCCCTGATGTACATGGCTGTGAGCTATGGATCTGGACAGAAAGATGCAGCCCCACATTTGGAACTTTCGGATTCGCCAAGTATTC AAAGGAGGAGGATGGGCCTCCTTTCAGCTCTTCTACAATGGAATGAACTAGATCCACCATCGAGATCAGAGCAACGTCGGAATGATAGAGTTTGTAGCCTTTACCAGCACAACCGAAATCCTTTTGTCGATCATCCAGAGTATGCTAATCTtatatggaggaacacacctaGCAAAATTCCAAGTGCGACCGGAAAAATAGTGAAAGGCTTGGGTCAATGA
- the LOC119267263 gene encoding extracellular ribonuclease-like isoform X1, with translation MLAFAAVIFSPAPGTLSGRTIRSPSVSRPILARCVKKTTPEPPQSILFSLGSARSCRRPWLPRCLRALAAAAALALVLCPPDIIPAHASSMGERLKPSTPYPCEDVRRYYEGMEGLSGDVLMAKLGAVVSPHASLRYKDVWEALKILDAADADHPEASSEVIEIYSQRAVPKLLAGKSDGWNREHLWPRSYGLTRHPSLTDLHNIRPADANVNSSRGNKYYGGCAATSKKCARPANREAAPDTETDSERWAPPFQVRGDVARSLMYMAVSYGSGQKDAAPHLELSDSPSIQGQQKGYIVGGGK, from the exons ATGTTGGCCTTCGCCGCCGTTATCTTCTCCCCCGCTCCCGGCACGCTCTCCGGTAGAACAATCCGCTCCCCttctgtctcccgcccaatcctCGCTCGATGCGTTAAGAAAACCACCCCTGAACCACCCCAGTCCATCTTGTTCTCACTGGGATCCGCGCGCTCCTGCCGCCGGCCATGGTTGCCACGTTGCCTCcgcgcgctcgccgccgccgccgctctcgcgCTCGTGCTCTGTCCTCCGGATATCATCCCTGCCCATGCCTCCTCCATGGGCGAGCGTCTGAAGCCGAGTACCCCGTATCCCTGCGAAGACGTCCGGAGGTATTACGAGGGCATGGAGGGCTTGTCCGGTGACGTGCTGATGGCGAAGCTCGGCGCTGTCGTCTCGCCTCACGCCTCACTGCGCTACAAAGAT GTGTGGGAAGCGCTCAAGATTCTGGATGCAGCTGATGCAGACCACCCAGAAGCCTCCTCTGAAGT GATCGAGATATACTCGCAGAGAGCCGTGCCGAAGCTCTTGGCAGGCAAGTCGGATGGATGGAACA GAGAACACCTCTGGCCGCGATCATATGGGCTAACCCGCCATCCTTCTCTAACCGATCTGCACAACATTCGTCCTGCGGATGCCAATG TGAATTCGTCCAGGGGAAACAAGTATTATGGAGGATGTGCGGCGACGTCGAAAAAATGTGCAAGGCCAGCAAATCGTGAAGCTGCACCTGACACTGAAACAGACAGTGAAAGATGGGCACCCCCTTTTCAG GTGCGTGGAGATGTAGCTAGGTCCCTGATGTACATGGCTGTGAGCTATGGATCTGGACAGAAAGATGCAGCCCCACATTTGGAACTTTCGGATTCGCCAAGTATTC AGGGTCAACAAAAAGGCTACATTGTGGGGGGAGGGAAATAA
- the LOC119267264 gene encoding uncharacterized protein LOC119267264 gives MVRLNVRTRGSGGLSKLTNYIALYYFLTTWLLRRLMEGSSDQRSQIGCFKFLALELISSTRTCIRKPTDSQSRKAWILSCSDNNNLGVACKKKQQFKCSIKCKFAFSQLLQFYNDTFRFLHPKLDRNRERISNAYLHGKEHSCNFGSDPQSI, from the exons ATGGTGCGTTTGAATGTGCGGACGCGAGGCAGTGGAGGGCTCAGCAAG TTAACAAATTATATTGCCTTGTACTACTTTTTAACAACTTGGCTCCTACGAAGACTAATGGAAGGATCATCAGACCAACGTAGTCAAATTGGCTGCTTCAAATTTTTGG CCTTGGAGCTGATCAGCAGCACGCGGACATGCATCAGGAAGCCGACGGACAGCCAGAGCAGGAAGGCGTGGATCTTGAGCTGCAGCGACAACAACAACTTGGGCGTTGCCTGCAAAAAAAAACAACAGTTCAAGTGCTCAATCAAGTGTAAGTTTGCATTCAGTCAATTATTGCAGTTCTACAATGACACATTCAGATTCTTGCATCCAAAGTTAGATAGGAACAGGGAAAGAATCTCCAACGCTTATTTACATGGGAAAGAACACTCTTGTAACTTTGGTTCAGATCCTCAGTCTATCTAA